CATCGCCTGGCAACCCAAGTCAGACTCCTCAGCACTGGCATCGACGACCGTCTCAACTGTAGTTTGATGTTGTCTTGGACGGTACCGACCCCCTCGGCCTCCTCGTCCACGATAGCCGCGAAACCCGCCTCTGTTACGATTAGCTGGCCCAGTCGCCCCTTCGACAAAACCACCAGACGGCCCCAAGAAAGGCCGTTCAGCCGAACCATCACTCTGCCAGGCATATCCCCGTCCGCCACCCGTAGACGAGGATCCCCGGTGCTGTCCCTCACCAAATGCATTGTAACCATCGTCACCCCACTGTCCTCGAGGTGCCGCTCGAACATCCGCCCTAGCCTGAACCGGAGGTGGCTTAGCCTGCTGCAACACTGGCGTCGCCGCATCGCTGACCTGCCTAGCCACAAATAGCGGCGGTCTAGCTCCCACCTGCACCACAGGAGGCTGGGCATGGGTACCCAGAGGCGGCCGAGCGAGAACACCGCGGCCCGCAGCAACTCCAGTCGTCGGCGGCCTAGGAGCACCACGGCCCGCCGCCGTCACCGGCGCAGTCGGCCGGACCGCCGCGACGCCGCGGCCCGTAGGCTTGGCGACGGCAACCGCAGCACGCTAGTCGCCGGTAGCACGCCCTGCAGCATGGTCCGCTCTGGGTGGAGGCGCGCCACCACGCCCAGCCACCAGCGgcacgccggcgccgccgccaccaTTGCCCGCATGGGTGCCGCTGCCGCTGCGACCAGCGGCCGTTGCCTGCGCCAGTCCTCCGCGGCCCGCCGCTGCCGGAGGAGCCCCAGCGGCCGCGCCCGGAAGAGACCCCCGTCCCGCCATCAGACGAAGGGTAGGTATACGAGCAGCCCTCCCTCCGCCGCGATCGAGAAAACAAGGACGTCCGCCTCCGTGTCGAACCCTATGTCGAAACGATCTCGTGCATGGGGTTGTAGACTTGGGCTGCATAACAGGCTGGGCCTCATACCCATCGGTCTGTAACCCAACGTCAACATTGGCCGGTTCACTCAGAACTGGCCCACCCACCAGCTGACCGAACTCACAGCCCAGCAATCCGTTCAAACGAGCGATCCTATGATCGCGGATCTGAGCGCATCGGTCGATCGCCGGCGCCGGCACCGTGGCCGCCGACGACCGCCGAGCCTTCTTTCTCCTTACTATCTTCCATGAATTGTGAGTGATGAAATCGGAAAGAACAGGTTTAGGAAGACACACCTTCGGAATCGGTCCCTTCCATGGCCTGACCGCCGATGCCGCATTCCTCCGATGAACTACACGTCGCACCAGCTCCTTCCTCTCGTCCGGATGTAGCCCCACCCGCGCCGGATCCTCCACCGGCACTACCGTGTCTACGGTCTTGGCCACATCATCTTCATCATATCCTGCATGAAAAAGATCGCCTATCAAATCCGAAGGTGTAGGCGAGTGCGGCGAACCTTCTGAGCCTTCGTTGTCTCCGGCGTCATCCTCGTCGTCCGCCTCCAACAGAGCCCAAAAACGGCCCCCGATGCCTGCCCGCGCAGCCGCCGCGGAGGGACACGGCGCGGCAGCGGCCTCCGCGGTCCCCCGGGGATTCGCTCTAGGAGCCATTCTCCCCTCGTCAGATGGTAGGATGCGGTGCGGTGGGAGAATGCTCATCTTTTAAGCATGCCTACTTTCTATTCTCGAGCTATATTTTAATTATGCCAAATTGGTCTCATCGGTTTTCGCTTGTGTGCAATGAGTTTGATTCTACGTGAAGATTCGTGCAAActtttttgtcttttttcttttttccccaATCTAATTAAgtcatttagatgtgcaataactagggcGGAGTGTGTGTGCCCACATATTGTGTTGTGTATTATAAAACATGAAAATTCAGCGCACCAATATATCCAAAGTAAACGCGAGCGATCGAATTGTGGTCTCGTGTATGTGCAAAGAGAAGCCATTAAAGCTGCCCACCGCCGTGCAAAACAAACCACAGGGGAGAGGAGGAGCaattttttttaatatatttttatttAATTTTAGAAACATTACGCTAaaaatttatttttaaaaataaTATGGATCTAGTCGTTCAGGAGGAAGCTGATTGGTCCCATGTCGGCTATACGGACACCGATTGGGCTCGACCCTCCTGTTAGCCACTGGTTGTAGATCTACGGAAAGACGATTAGACTTTATCGTCCGACTGGAAGGCAATTAGTATTCCTCGTCACATTTTTCCGATTTCTAGTTCCCGCTATAATTTCTCGCTTTCTAGTTCTCGCCATATTTTCTCACTTTCTAATCCCGTCATATTTTTCCGCTATGTAGTTCCCGCCATATTTTCCCACACTGCTCGTGCTACACCTCCGtcacctccaccacctccaccaaTATGCTCAAAAAAACCCTCCAAGAAAATGCTCACCACGAGCTACCCCATAAATAGATCGAGGTCTCCCTTGCCTCCCCCAACTATCTACAACACATCCACGGTGGTGGCAAGTCGGAAAAAAGAGAGGCTGAATTTGATGTACAAATGGGAGTGTATTCGAGTGGGGAAGAGAAGGAACGAAAAACGGGAAGAACAGAGGTGGAGGAAGAGaaaagggaggaggaggaaggaatgggGAACCTAGTTTTTTTTGAACATAGTACAGACGCAAACGCTCACATATACACGCATACACTAAATACAGGAtagatgcgagcaccaggacttgaatctTGATGGGCTAAGATATCACCGTtcacctaaccatccaaccacatattGATTCACACATGCCAACTAACCTAGCTGTTTGTATTCAGCTTCGCTGTAATCCCCCTGGTATTTTCTTTGACAGTTTTGTAATCCCCCTGTTTGAGTAACATAAAGCTCttgccaagccaagaaaaagaaagaagctcttgccaagccaagaaaaagaaagaagCTCTTGCCGAACCAAGCCAGAAACGCAAGCGCCGTCCCCAACCAACCGCCCCCCACCCACAATTCCCGTCGAGCGaggcgaagccgccgccgccgccgcctcctccaccatcCGCAGCTGCCTCCGTGACctgctccaccgcgccgccgccagccTAGCTGCCGCCTTGACCCATATCCGCTCCGCATAGCCCCGCGATCTCCTCTGAACTCCTCTAGGTCTAGGGCATAGCCTCCTCCGGCGCCGCCTGCCCCTGTTCCGAATCAATGGGCCGTCATCGTCCTGTTCAGGATGcttcaccaccacctccacctccaccacctcctcctcgtctGGCTCCCCTTCCAACGCATTGCCAGGTACAATCTCAGCCACCCCAACCGAGCCCCAGTGTGCCTAGCCAGAGAGATACACTTCCTTCTGATTCGGTTGAAACCGGAAAGAGCCCTCAGAGTTATCTTTATGATCCCTCTACTGAATCTCGAGTGACAGTGACACCACAACCAAGACTGGTGTAAGCAACCGTCGTCATCGAGTTCATAATTCGCGCTTTCTGACAAGGGTTTCTAGCAAAATAAACAGTTTATTAACTTCTGTTACTGTATGCTGTTTTTACCAGGGTTTCGAGCAGTGGTCGCTTTTCATTGGAGTCACAGTCGGATTTTAGCTCAAATAGGTGCTATATATTATAAGTTGCATCCAACAGCATTTAGTGAAACCAGTAGTCAGTAGACATAAAACAATTATCTATATTTTGCAATTTTCCACCATAATGTTCTGACCAGTTTTTGTTGACCTACCAAGATTCGAATTACTATCGCTGGAAGAGGACGGCGATGATTTACCGTCTGCTTCTGACTCATCTGGCAGGTATACTTATTATTACCATCTTTCTCAATATTGTGGATATTTAGTTTACTCAAATTACAGTGTGAATGTTAtttatcattgttttcctcttccgcATATCTTTCTTCACCCATTTTAGCCCTCAACCTTGTTGGCTCATTTTAGGCATGGTGGTGATAACAATGATGAACGAGATAGTGGTGAAGGTGCTGTTGTCGCTCGTCAACATAGGTAATTATTTGGTTCTAGTTTAGTGTGAGAAGTACTATGCAGTAATGATTGTTTGGAGCCCCTCACTTTGAGATCGTGGAATTCTGAATGTTTCAGTTAGATCAGGTCTTTTTCTACGAAGTGAGCACTGCAACTAAATCTTGGCATGTCAAATGAAAAATTATTCAATCACTTGGTTGTTATTTTAAACAGCACTGTCCAGCGATTTGCATTTCCTTAGATCTCTATTACTCACCGGTAGTGAAGGAGAAGTGGACTATTCACGTTCATACTTTTATGGACAATTCAGCGCAAAGAAATATTGTTTACTAGGACAGCGTTGATCACAAATTTCGCCCAGGCATGGTAATATATAGGCTGCAAGTTAACAAAGTATGTAACAAACAAGACACTAACTACCTACAAACTCAAAAACACTCCAATTATGCCCACAACCAGATGTTGATCAACAAATGTGGGCAATATGCTTGGATGAAGCTTGGGGCTCATAAGCAAGCACACTGTAAGCTCCCCACGAAAGAACTACAAAAGCAGAAAATGCAAGAGATTAAAAGATAGGATCAATAGATGAGATAAATAATCCAAGATAAACAACTTAAGTGGACTCTTTTTTAATCGGTATTTGATAGCTAATTAAATCGTTTACCTTTGACCTCTCATATTCATCAGCCACCTACTTATCAAACTTGCTTTGTCATCACCTGGTTCCATGTGTAACATACTCACTGAACACGTCTAAGCTTGTGGCAATATCTTGCATTCTCCGGCTTACTTTTGAGGTCAAAGAACTCCGGCTTACTTTTGAGGTCAAAAGAACTTATTTGTGTTCAAGAAGTGGCTGCCCCATACAACTTCACCTCCATTTGGTTGTCACACTCCTGGTCTGGCCTTGCCCCATCAAACACACATGCATTACGATGGCTCCAGTCGCGCCACATAGAGTATGACGAGCGGCCTCATTCTTATAACATTTCCCATCACTTGGTCAGCAACAGAGGCTAACCATGTCTTGAAATCATCATTTGCGGTCGACGTGATATTCTGCATGCAGTAAGGAGATCAGAGAAGGTTTCATCTTGCTGATCACAGAGAAGTCACCGTGCCTCACTAGCTGGTTAGCAATCCGACACGTTTGCCAGTTCAAAGAAATTTGTATGTGGGACTGCTATGTATAACGGAAAGGCTAAAAATCTGACGTCAGATTTTTACACATGGCAAAtcaaacgtttttcatggcaatatATGTTGGCGCGAGGATGGCAAATTTAGTTTGCAAGCACGGCAATTTCCTGGCAAAAAAAAAAAGAACCGGGGTGAATTTTCCATGCTCGTCAGCTAAACTTGCCATCCTCGGCAAACATaattttccatgaaaaacgttcgaTCTGCCATGCCTAAAAATCTGATGTTCCCTAGATATCTCATATCTGGGTCCATGTGTAATGGGTGAAGTACTACCAAGTAGTCTTTCTGTAGTCGTCCTGCATCCCGATTGGAACGGGAGCGCTGCCGCTCGATCTGAAGCCAAACGTGCACAGAGGGTTTGACGAAAAAAatatcgaaccgtttttcttcacttACTGAGGACTGCGGGTTAAATTAGCCAAACACAGGGACTATTGTGTAGAAATGCCGCGACGGTGAGCGGACAGAAGCAATAGCCGCTTTATTTAACAAAAAAAGTAAAGATAAAGATTTGTCCATAATTCTCTTGTAAAAATATTTGTACTCGTTTATCAATAGGGTGCTTTTATGATTGATTATTCTCCTAAAATTGTTCGGAATCACTTGCAATCTGTTTCAGTTCTAATGATGGTAGTGACAATGATGTGGATATCGGAGATCCTTTTCTTACCGATAGATTTGGAAATTTGACAAGTTGGAGGTTGAGTGATTTGGAGGCAGCAGCAGATAATTATCTTGAAGATGAAGAAAGTGAAACAGAGGTAGAAGAAAAGAAATATTCCAAAAAGGAAATGCTAAAGCGTGATGCGGACCGTAAGAAacagtacatggaatatgctttACAGAAATATAACAATGACGAGGATCTTGCTGGGGTTTGTGCTCTTTCCTTATAAATTCGTAACTCTTTATTTCGAGCACATTTCCATGTTTTAATCTGAGAAATATTTTCAGGAGATGCGTTTTGTGTTTGATGAAAGTAAAGATGAAGTTTTCATTATTGAAGGAAACATGAACTTCTATGAACACTTCAACTTTACAGCTAAGCAGGCTGGTTCCACTGTTCTATTCTTTGCTGAAGTGATCCCAGACGAAGGAGAACTGTGTGATGTTCTTTGCTGCAAGCCTTTGGATTCTGATGACAATGGTATGCTTTCTTAATTGTACGTGACTACTAGTCATATAGTAGTGCCATATAACGGGTTGCATGAAATGTGCTGCTTTGCATTTACTAATATGTTAGGAACTGTTATTTGATGAACTGCTTTGCCTCTAGTTTGCATAGTCAATCTATTTATATGTACTTGCCGTGCTTGGATTGGATTTGTTAATCTTGGATATATAAAGCCATACAAAGTGACTCCTTAAGTAGTAGTATTACTGTAATTCGATTAATACGAATAGCTGAGCAAGTTTTTGTGTGTAAATTTACTACTGTTGTCTGATGTTTTGTCATGTGGGGATCAACATACAGCAGGTGTGGCGTAGATGGTTAGGTCTCCTAGATCTGCCACCTTACCAGTTGTTGTTTTCATATCTAGTCAGGATATGTGTCTGATTGGTACTCTACTTGATTTGTTCTTAGGCAAGAGCCTTACATAACACTGAATCCCTGTGCGTGTCAAAAAAATAGATACAGTTTTATTTGTATTCGAGTAGAGTCTTGCCTTAAGCCACCCTTCACATAAGGAGTCAATCACCATGTTTTGAATCTGTTATCTTCGGTTCTGTTTGCCGGTGATGACACTTCCGCTAGCGTCTAGTCGGTCCTCAAGCTCCTACTGGTGTGGGATAGGCTCTCAAATGACGGAGCCATAACACCATGGTATTGGAGAGCATTATGTCTTGGCTTTGTGTTACAATGATCCATGGACGTCGCATGGAGCTCTGGCAGAACAGTAGGGTACTGCCCGCCAGCATCAACAGCAGGTGCAGGAGCGCATCGGCTATTTGGTCACCTGGATGGCACACTTCGGAGTCCATTGCCAAATCTTCCAGTTCACCGCGCACCGGGCTTGAATAAGGCCGTTCCCCTGAATCCAGTTCACCTTTGCACTCTTCCAACATCTAGAGGCAAAAGGGCATTCAAAATACAAATGGTCACGTGTCTCAAGTATCCCCGAGCTGCAAAGAACACAATTAGAATTGGAGTCTAGGTGCCAATATGCCCTCTGATGATTATAAATATCTGGTGTGCAATCTGTCCATAATCAAAGCCAGGCAAAAACCTTATGCTTGGGCTAGCACTTGCTCTTCCAAATCTTGGGGAAAATCGGGTCTGCTTGAAGACCATCAAACAGAAATTTATATAGTAGAAGTTAGCTGCAGGACTTAGCAAAACTAACCCTGAGCCCCGTAGCCTTAGCGAAATCCTCCAAAGTATTCATGAGAATCTGCATCCGACCAGATGAACCATTCATGATAACCAAGGTATCGTCTGCATATTGAACTATAGGAAAATCATGGCTGGGGATGTCAAGAGGAGCAGAGAGATGGCCACTCCTAAAATGATTATGTATCATAGATTATTTTGTTTATACGTTGGAAGCATGTATTTCGTTTTCCAACTTCCTTTACCAGCTGGTGAAACGGGCTAAATCAGGATTCCAGTTCTACTTAACATTCTGGTAATAGTGGAGAACACAGAGTTATATCCTGTTATTCTTGTTAACATTCTGGTAATACCATGAATGAATACCATGCATATGTGAGTGTTCTTTTACTTTCAGGAAATAATAATATGCATTGGGAAGTCTAGGATTTTACAATTCGAAAACCTAAGCATCCACCATATATTATATGAAAAGTGCTATGTATTTAGCGAGATAAGCAAGAGCAATCAATATATTTTCTCTGGCTATTCTCATTTCAGCTCGCTGCCCAATTGTGTAGTCATGCCGTCTATCTTCACACAGTAGCTATGATGTTGTAGACCTAAGTTTTGTAGCATATTGCTAAGTCATAAACTTAATATATTATTAAGATTTATATGCTTCAAATCATTCTCTCTTACGTCATGATATTGAAAAATGAAGTCAATATTTTTGTTTTTGAAGGACATTGCTTTGGTTGTAAGAATCAAGGTTCTGTGGACTTGAGGCATCCAGCTGGCGGAAGTTTGTATGTTGGAGGTCATGTGGATTGCGAGTTCCCATTTATGTGGGATAGTATCAGTGAGTTACTGTAAATCAAGTGACGTCTTTTTTCCCTGCTGTTTTCTTGCTACAGTTTTTCTATATACTGCATATATTTGGTTGTATATGTAGGACATGTATAATACGTCTTATGCATTTGATTGTATGACACATTTTCAGGATGACTCTGACTGAGGGAAGATTTCCTAGATGGCCATAAAGAATGTCTGATGGGGTTGTTGGTCTTCAATTATTCTCACTTTAACGTCCACTAGTttgctgcccgtgcgttgccacggaaaaATAAAGCCCCTTTGACTCATATAGGATATGATTATTTTAGAAATATAGTAAAATTATAGGAAATAAGATGTCATGTATCTCAAATACTATATGAAAAGACATCATTTGGGAATGGCTAAGAGTCAATCGACAGGAATTTTGATTTGGGCTAGTCAATTTGGCCTCGATCAGTTACAAGCGTTAGATAAAAAACGAACGGCCCAAATTATGTCTTCTTCCTCCAAACGTTTTACAGATCACATCGCtgcagcgtccgtcttcttcttcttcctcccgccgccTACTACCACCAGCCAGGCCGCCTGCTGCCGCCGCCCATGGCTTGCGGCGCTCTCGTGGCTGCCTCGCCACATCGTCCTCCCCTCAACCTCCCACACCGCCGGTCTTGCCGCCTTCCCCAACCATCCCTTAGCACCGGGCCTCACCGGTTTTTTCTCCGGCGAACTTGCACCacaacccccacccccaccctaagATAGATCATGGGGAAGCTTCTCCGGCTAGCCCCCCGCTACGGCTGTTTCTTCCTTCCCTCCGGTGCCTCCTTCCTTCTAGCAAAAATCGACTGACCATTCAGGTGACTGATGTTTAGCTATTGTGATGTTTCTTTTCATCAAGTCTTAAGTAATATATTTTTGTCTCTTGAAATGTGAAGGATAGAAACCAATCCGAATAGGCCCTCATTTTCCTAGTTTGCTTCACACTCTTATGCAAAAGAAATGATACCCAATTCAACTTCAACTCAAATATACCACACATAATAAGGCATGCTTTTTTTCCGTCTATACATGGTTTTGCTTTCTACTTGGCTCCACCCCACATTGGAAATCttcacctccctctccctctccctctctttctcgtCGTTGCCTGGCCCTGCTCTACTTCACCAAAAAAATAGAGAACACAAATATTGTTTTTGTTGTAGCCACACATAGACGCCAGGGAGTGTTTTCGGCAGCGTGCATGCATGACCTTATTATCTTGCTATTCATCTTAATAGACAAGTCAATCACATTCACATGAGACGTGAGGAGCTtttttcatacatcatgatcaagaATATTGTTTATTTGTATCAATCTTCAATAAAACATGGACATAGCAAAAAGAGAGGATACATGCATTTGTTTCCTTAACTTAGGATGATGATTAAAAGATCAAGGATAATCGTGTCTACCAATCCACTATCTAATTCTAATCCTAGACACATATATATCATTGCATCTTCTGAAAATCATCCCAATCTTTTGTACAACACAATGTTCAAGGCACACTGCAATAGCACATACATAACTGATAATTTATCAAATTTAGAAGAAAAAAAGACTTCCATTACCTGGGTGTCACTTTCGTTTTCATGATCTAAGGCATAACCATTGGAAGCAAATCCTGCAGTTCTATGTTCCCAAGCAGAAGAGCATTTGTGAAGCACACCTTCACACGCATGACAATATCAATCACCCCCCTCGAGTTTAGACCTGTCACATATGCAcagaccaaaataaataaagacttCCGCAGAGACACATAACATTATCCAATAGCTAATACTTCTGAAAGTGAGCAACTTTTTTGAGAACTGGAATTTGCGGAAATTTGCTCTCTTGATGGCCTAATCAAGACGTACAATATGGTTGCTTGTGATTTGTATATTTCCTACCTCAGCCGCTGGCAAAAACCTAGGAGTTGGATAAAGGTCCCATAAGTTTCAGTTGTATCTTTTTTCTTTAGCGGGAAAACATTCAGGCATACCCACCATTCACATGcatacattttttatttttttagaacaAACAGCATGTAAGTCAATCAGGAAAACTATCTCTGTAAATTATGCACAAACCAGCTGCCGTAAAGAGTTTTAAAAATCTAATGCAACATAGATCTGTGTATACTATCCTAAACTAATGGTTAGTATAAgcagaggcaaagcttttgcccttTTTCACACGAACCATGAATGCATTTTCTACCACATCTGACGTTGCTACATCACATAATCGAAAAAATCTTGAAAGTGTCATATTCTAGAAGTCTACCTGCCAGAAGTGAACTCAAACTGGATGGTTAAAAAAAATGGCCACTAATAACTTACACATCACATGGAAATTAATCAACTCACTTTTTGAGATTTACTTGACATATCGTGATGGAGACCTTGGAATATTATGTGCAGATTTTGAGGTTATGTTCCATGCACAAGAGATGGGATAGATAACACAACTAAGCAAACAAGTAACGAACTATTCTAAGTGTCCAGTTTAAGAAGATTATCTCCTGCTCATATAAACCATTCGACTAACAAAATCGAGTCATGTGTGAAATTTATTCCGCCAAGCACAAATATTTTATGATGAATTAGACACCAAATATTTACTTATTTGATTAGGGGGCTACCTCTAGAAATAGCAGCACATGAGTATAGAGTATATGACTACATATGCCAATTCTGAAGAAATTGAGCTGTTGTGTATGACCAACGTTGCATGTGTTCGCcacgactcggtggtcaccacgccggaaaTGACCCTCACCTTGACATCTATCTGCAGGCAATCAACATGGTGGGTAGTGGTTAGTGGCAACAACTGAACTGACGGTCAGATCGCAGCAGCTAGCAGAATGGTCAGTTACCTTGGTGGAACCATACAGGTCATGGAGCCAAAAACATATGAAGCAAGATAGATAAAATTCAGACTGGCGACCAATCCATCTTCAGTTCCTGGCTTTACGACTAAAATCAGCACATCGGTCTGTGAGCTGTTCAACCTAGTTAGCCCGGTGAACCTGAATGACAATAAAGTTACCTCAATACTTTGATCCAGATTGAAGAAGGCTGTACAGACCCTCTCTACAGAAACATGTGCTATTGAAGAATAATATGTCATTGACGATCATGTATTCCTAATTTCCTATACACTTCCGATGCCCGTTGCAACTTCTCATACATAAGGAACATATGGTGCTCAGTGCTATAGGAAGGAAATATTGGTGCAGATGGCATGAATACAGCATCATACAAACAGCTAAGTATGAAAACCACCTTGTTGATCATGGCGCCGCCGAAGACCTGGAGCTGCCGCTTGAGAACACCCTGCTCATCTCCCGTCCTACGAAGAAGCAGAGGTCAGGGAGGCGCAGTACAGCACCGAGGGCAGCCATCGGTGATGGGAGGACCCTGGAGCCTGGTGTACTGAAAGCAGTAGCGTCCTcgtcgttggcggcggcgtcgtccagGAAATTGCCACATCTTCTAGGTCGACCCCTCAATCGGCGATGCGATGCGGCGTTCAATTGAGTGGAATGGGGGCGTGCACTTCTCCGCCTACAGCTCGCCGTGGAAGCCTTGGGCTGCTGGTAGCGCCAGAAATATGGTGCCCGGAGAGGCGGCGCTGTCACCGGGGTGGCAGCGTGAGTGAGGCATTGAGCCCGTGCGCCGCTGGGGCACCGCCGCACCAGGACGCCGACCGGCAAGAGAGAAGGGGAAGAAGTCGACCTCCCATGGAGAAtagggaggcagccaggcagggatggGCGCGGACGGCGAGGACAAGGGAGCTCGCCGTCAACCAGGAAGACGGCGATGGCGGCCAACCATACTTCGTCCAGCAAGAAAGCCGCGGGTGACGACGGGTAGTCAAGACGGCGGCGGGTCGTAGGACGTGCGGGGAGTCGTGGACTCGTGGGTGGAGGTTGACTGCGTGCGTGGATGGTGGTTTCCGATTTGTACTcgctttttttttggttttttgtgcGTGAAATTTTCAATCGTGCGGGAGCGAGGGGTGAGACGAAGGGGGAGGAAACTGGTTGTACTGAAAGCAGTAGCGTCCTcgtcgttggcggcggcgtcgtccagGAAATTGCCACATCTTCTAGGTCGACCCCTCAATCGGCGATGCGATGCGGCGTTCAATTGAGTGGAATGGGGGCGTGCATTTCTCCGCCTACAGCTCGCCGTGGAAGCCTTGGGCTGCTGGTAGCGCCAGAAATATGGTGCCCGGAGAGGCGGCGCTGTCACCGGGGTGGCAGCGTGAGTGAGGCATTGAGCCCGTGCGCCGCTGGGGCACCGCCGCACCAGGACGCCGACCGGCAAGAGAGAAGGGGAAGAAGTCGACCTCCCATGGAGAAtagggaggcagccaggcagggatggGCGCGGACGGCGAGGACAAGGGAGCTCGCCGTCAACCAGGAAGACGGCGATGGCGGCCAACCATACTTCGTCCAGCAAGAAAGCCGCGGGTGACGACGGGTAGTCAAGACGGCGGCGGGTCGTAGGACGTGCGGGGAGTCGTGGACTCGTGGGTGGAGGTTGACTGCGTGCGTGGATGGTGGTTTCCGATTTGTACTcgctttttttttggttttttgtgcGTGAAATTTTCAATCGTGCGGGAGCGAGGGGTGAGACGAAGGGGGAGGAAACTGGTTGAACCATCACAACGTTCGATTCTCCTTTAATAGTAGACCTGGAGCTGCCGCTTGAGAACACCCTGCTCATCTCCCGTCCTACGAAGAAGCAGAGGTCAGGGAGGTGCAGTACAGCACCGAGGGCAGCCATCGGTGATGGGAGGACCCTGGAGCCTGGTGTACTGAAAGCAGTAGCGTCCTcgtcgttggcggcggcgtcgtccagGAAATTGCCACATCTTCTAGGTCGACCCCTCAATCGGCGATGCGATGCGGCGTTCAATTGAGTGGAATGGGGGCGTGCACTTCTCCGCCTACAGCTCGCCGTGGAAGCCTTGGGCTGCTGGTAGCGCCAGAAATATGGTGCCCGGAGAGGCGGCGCTGTCACCGGGGTGGCAGCGTGAGTGAGGCATTGAGCCCGTGCGCCGCTGGGGCACCGCCGCACCAGGACGCCGACCGGCAAGAGAGAAGGGGAAGAAGTCGACCTCCCATGGAGAAtagggaggcagccaggcagggatggGCGCGGACGGCGAGGACAAGGGAGCTCGCCGTCAACCAGGAAGACGGCGATGGCGGCCAACCATACTTCGTCCAGCAAGAAAGCCGCGGGTGATGACGGGTAGTCAAGACGGCGGCGGGTCGTAGGACGTGCGGGGAGTCGTGGACTCGTGGGTGGAGATTGACTGCGTGCGTG
The sequence above is a segment of the Triticum dicoccoides isolate Atlit2015 ecotype Zavitan chromosome 1A, WEW_v2.0, whole genome shotgun sequence genome. Coding sequences within it:
- the LOC119274364 gene encoding pre-mRNA-splicing ATP-dependent RNA helicase prp28-like isoform X1; amino-acid sequence: MGRHRPVQDASPPPPPPPPPPRLAPLPTHCQVQSQPPQPSPSVPSQRDTLPSDSVETGKSPQSYLYDPSTESRVTVTPQPRLVVSSSGRFSLESQSDFSSNRFELLSLEEDGDDLPSASDSSGRHGGDNNDERDSGEGAVVARQHSSNDGSDNDVDIGDPFLTDRFGNLTSWRLSDLEAAADNYLEDEESETEVEEKKYSKKEMLKRDADRKKQYMEYALQKYNNDEDLAGEMRFVFDESKDEVFIIEGNMNFYEHFNFTAKQAGSTVLFFAEVIPDEGELCDVLCCKPLDSDDNGHCFGCKNQGSVDLRHPAGGSLYVGGHVDCEFPFMWDSISELL
- the LOC119274364 gene encoding pre-mRNA-splicing ATP-dependent RNA helicase prp28-like isoform X2: MGRHRPVQDASPPPPPPPPPPRLAPLPTHCQVQSQPPQPSPSVPSQRDTLPSDSVETGKSPQSYLYDPSTESRVTVTPQPRLVVSSSGRFSLESQSDFSSNRFELLSLEEDGDDLPSASDSSGRHGGDNNDERDSGEGAVVARQHSSNDGSDNDVDIGDPFLTDRFGNLTSWRLSDLEAAADNYLEDEESETEVEEKKYSKKEMLKRDADRKKQYMEYALQKYNNDEDLAGEMRFVFDESKDEVFIIEGNMNFYEHFNFTAKQAGSTVLFFAEVIPDEGELCDVLCCKPLDSDDNGHCFGCKNQGSVDLRHPAGGSLYVGGHVDCEFPFMWDSIR